A window of Silurus meridionalis isolate SWU-2019-XX chromosome 4, ASM1480568v1, whole genome shotgun sequence contains these coding sequences:
- the rmc1 gene encoding regulator of MON1-CCZ1 complex, whose amino-acid sequence MSEDYYLELSENPVQFENASGVNNVFFDEANKQVFAVRSGGATGVVVKGPEDKNSIAFRMDDKGEIKCIKFSLGNKILAVQRTPKTVDFMSFIPDFPHVEFSHECKTKNSSVLGFCWTSWNEIVFITDQGIEFYQVLPEKRSLKLLKSQSINVNWYVYCPETAVLVLSTTVQGNILQPFAFKSGTISKMPKFEIELPVSPKPAKLILSERDISVASIYGQLYVMYLKHHTRGTNSSGAEVVLYQLFREGSCKKAHVLKLNTSGKFALNVVDNLVVVHHQSSRTSMIFDIKLKEQDGAVNIHQPVLPAQSIHPYKISVTGPVAARGHAAVPCELYSSTWSVFQPDIIISASEGYLWYLHVKLYPTVNLLQDKGKLMDFLLHRSDCKMVILSVCSQILTGGEKGNLPVVATVFDKLNQVYKEYLEAEQAYTQAMESGPSRLSNSYKKPVRTQAVIDQSDMYTHVFSAFTEKKDVSHKFIISILMEYIRSLNQFQITVQHYFYELVIKTLVQHNLFYMLHQFLQYHVLSDSKPLACLLLSLESTYPPAHQLSLDMLKRLSTANDEIVEVLLSKQQVLGALRFVRSVGGHDNVSARKFLDAARQTNDTMLFFTIFRFFEQRNFRLRGNPAFNPGEHCEEHVSYFKEVFGEQTLMKLPAV is encoded by the exons ATGAGTGAAGATTATTATTTGGAGCTGAGTGAAAACCCTGTGCAGTTTGAAAATGCATCGGGCGTCAACAACGTGTTTTTCGACGAGGCTAATAAACag GTTTTTGCGGTGCGGTCTGGTGGGGCCACCGGGGTCGTGGTCAAGGGCCCAGAAGACAAGAACTCGATCGCTTTCAG AATGGACGACAAAGGTGAGATCAAGTGCATCAAGTTCTCGCTGGGGAACAAAATCTTGGCTGTTCAGCGAACCCCAAAAACCGTg GATTTCATGAGCTTCATTCCCGATTTTCCTCACGTGGAATTCTCCCACGAATGCAAG ACCAAGAATTCCAGTGTTCTGGGCTTCTGCTGGACCAGCTGGAATGAAATCGTCTTCATCACTGACCAGGGGATTGAATTTTACCAG GTGCTTCCTGAGAAGCGAAGCCTGAAGCTCCTGAAGAGCCAGAGCATTAACGTGAACTGGTACGTGTACTGTCCAGAGACCGCCGTCCTCGTGTTGTCCACCACCGTACAAGGCAACATCCTGCAGCCTTTTGCCTTCAAA agcGGGACGATTTCCAAAATGCCGAAGTTTGAGATCGAGTTGCCAGTGTCTCCCAAACCCGCCAAACTCATCCTTTCAGAACGTGACATTTCAGTCGCCAGCAT atacGGCCAGCTCTACGTAATGTACCTCAAACACCACACAAGAGGCACcaacagctcaggagcagaagTGGTTTTGTATCAGTTGTTTAG AGAAGGCTCCTGTAAAAAGGCACACGTGCTCAAACTGAACACTTCTGGCAAGTTTGCTCTGAACGTCGTGGATAATCTGGTGGTGGTGCATCATCAGAGTTCACGG ACCTCGATGATCTTCGACATCAAGCTCAAAGAGCAAGACGGCGCTGTGAATATTCACCAACCCGTGCTTCCTGCTCAGTCTATCCATCCTTACAAGATCTCTGTAACAG GTCCAGTGGCTGCTCGCGGTCATGCTGCAGTGCCGTGTGAGCTTT ACTCCTCGACCTGGAGTGTCTTTCAACCCGATATCATCATCAGTGCAAGTGAGG GTTATCTCTGGTACCTTCACGTGAAGCTGTATCCAACCGTGAACCTCCTTCAGGACAAAGGAAAACTGATGGACTTTCTGCTGCACAGAAGCGACTGCAAGATGGTCATCCTGTCCGTATGCTCTCAGA TACTAACAGGTGGAGAGAAAGGGAACTTGCCTGTAGTGGCCACTGTGTTCGACAAGTTAAACCAGGTGTATAAGGAATACCTGGAGGCGGAGCAAGCGTACACCCAG GCGATGGAATCGGGACCCAGTCGCTTGAGTAACTCTTATAAAAAACCAGTTCGGACACAAGCGGTCATCGATCAGTCGGACATGTACACGCATGTCTTCTCTGCCTTCACCGAGAAGAAG GACGTATCACACAAGTTCATCATCTCCATTCTCATGGAGTACATTCGCTCACTCAACCAGTTCCAGATCACAgttcag CACTACTTTTATGAGCTGGTTATTAAAACCCTGGTGCAGCATAACCTCTTCTACATGCTTCACCAGTTCCTCCAGTATCACGTGCTGAGTGACTCCAAACCTCTG GCGTGTCTGCTGCTGTCGCTGGAGAGCACGTACCCTCCTGCTCACCAGCTCTCTCTAGATATGCTCAAG AGGCTCTCCACAGCGAACGATGAGATCGTGGAGGTTCTCCTGTCGAAGCAGCAGGTCCTCGGAGCTCTGCGTTTCGTCCGCAGCGTCGGCGGTCATGACAACGTCTCCGCGCGCAAGTTCCTGGACGCCGCGCGACAGACCAACGACACGATGCTCTTCTTCACCATCTTCAGATTCTTCGAGCAAAGAAACTTCCGGTTACGCGGCAATCCGGCTTTTAATCCAG GTGAACACTGTGAGGAACACGTTTCCTACTTCAAAGAAGTGTTTGGTGAACAAACACTGATGAAACTCCCAGCCGTCTGA